From Coffea arabica cultivar ET-39 chromosome 10e, Coffea Arabica ET-39 HiFi, whole genome shotgun sequence, one genomic window encodes:
- the LOC113711859 gene encoding glutamate receptor 2.7-like, with protein sequence MNLPVILSLLGMFPLMAKSEASAHGRNVQYCSINHHHEIGSIGVVVDQSSRVGKEQKIGVEMAVHDFNRESHCSKVDLHIQDSQGNSARAASAVTEIVNKKQARVIIGSLTLQEAALLWVLDKVPKHIPIISTAQMSASLPLLPSDRSLPFIGMSTDINIQMQCIAAIVGHFRWRKVIAIYEHSNSFSADTGLVAHLSDSLRAIESVVEHHMAFHPVGSEPNPKEFIEEQLRKLKGKSVKVFTVLQSSLEFAMVLFEKAKELGMLDRGYVWIVSEDVASLLDSVKPSFILEYMQGIIALKTTYSETSHSFQAFERRFRRKYRSEYPEEEKFSSPSIYALRAYDSTLAVARALQNVKGKVNSSGLVDSILSCNFDGLAGKISFKNGALLQNPVYQVVNVIGKSYRPVALWSPEFGFSKAPIEHDGMVTNSGNGLREDLGQIYWPGAELKVPKGWTLGESGKPLRIGVPANGAFHYFVNVTFEQSRNETAITGFSIQVFEAAVSRLPYHLPHVLVPHYGSYDQLVSEVRNKNLDAAVGDIGIVVDRYRIADFTQPYLETGVVMVVTVKPDVTKTRLMVLKAFALKMWILLAALSVFTGAVIWLNEHANNNPEFRGPFPQNIGAMLWFSVTILSFAQRQSIRSNLSRLVLATWLFVTVVVTTCFTAAVTSWMTVPKIEPSIVDIDYLLGTDAPVGCNNNSYIGRFLTNVLHFKPENVRRIGSISDYPEAFQRGTIKAAFLAAPHAKVFLAKYCKGYTEAGPKFKLGGFGFVFQKGSPLADDLSGAILNITLTGTTDQMEKRMLSSLNCSSSAEEDNQGPSKIGTEPFFFLFLVSGSLLVVAFVNAVARLLERHCSIFDSIQASLINRRAVRWALLLLTRCFTKFGTRNLRVPIMHRDSRI encoded by the exons ATGAATCTTCCTGTCATTCTGTCATTGTTGGGTATGTTTCCATTAATGGCCAAATCAGAAGCAAGTGCTCATGGGCGAAACGTGCAGTATTGCTCAATAAACCACCACCACGAAATTGGGAGCATAGGAGTGGTCGTTGATCAGAGTTCTCGTGTAGGTAAGGAGCAAAAAATAGGCGTGGAGATGGCAGTCCATGACTTCAATCGGGAGTCACATTGTTCGAAGGTGGATTTGCATATTCAAGATTCACAAGGGAACTCAGCTCGAGCAGCTTCTGCTG TAACAGAGATTGTGAACAAGAAACAAGCGCGTGTCATTATCGGATCGCTTACGTTGCAAGAAGCCGCTCTACTATGGGTACTGGACAAAGTTCCCAAACACATCCCCATCATTTCCACGGCTCAAATGTCTGCCTCTCTTCCACTGTTACCGTCTGATCGATCTTTACCTTTCATCGGGATGAGCACCGACATTAATATCCAGATGCAATGCATTGCGGCTATAGTTGGCCATTTCCGGTGGAGAAAGGTGATAGCAATTTACGAGCATAGCAACAGCTTTTCTGCGGATACTGGGCTTGTCGCGCACCTCTCCGACTCGCTGCGAGCCATTGAGTCTGTTGTCGAACATCACATGGCATTCCATCCGGTGGGTTCAGAGCCAAACCCTAAAGAATTCATCGAAGAACAGTTAAGGAAGCTGAAGGGCAAGAGCGTTAAAGTCTTTACAGTGCTGCAGTCCTCTTTGGAATTTGCTATGGTTCTTTTCGAGAAGGCTAAAGAATTGGGCATGCTGGACAGGGGTTATGTATGGATCGTTTCAGAGGATGTTGCAAGCCTTCTTGACTCTGTTAAGCCGTCCTTTATACTCGAGTATATGCAAGGCATAATTGCATTAAAGACAACTTATTCTGAAACTAGCCATTCGTTCCAAGCATTCGAGCGACGATTTAGAAGAAAGTATAGATCAGAATatcctgaagaagaaaaattttccagtcCAAGCATATACGCTCTTCGAGCTTATGATTCAACATTGGCCGTCGCCAGGGCATTACAAAATGTGAAAGGAAAGGTAAATTCCAGTGGCTTAGTGGATTCGATTTTGTCCTGTAATTTTGATGGTCTTGCTGGAAAAATAAGCTTCAAGAATGGTGCGTTATTGCAAAATCCCGTGTATCAGGTAGTAAATGTGATAGGAAAAAGCTATAGGCCAGTAGCATTATGGTCACCGGAATTTGGCTTTTCAAAGGCCCCGATTGAACACGATGGCATGGTAACGAATTCTGGCAATGGCTTACGGGAAGATTTGGGTCAAATTTACTGGCCAGGTGCTGAGCTGAAAGTCCCAAAGGGATGGACATTGGGAGAGAGTGGAAAACCCTTGAGGATAGGAGTCCCCGCCAATGGTGCTTTTCATTATTTTGTCAATGTTACTTTTGAGCAAAGCCGAAATGAAACTGCTATTACCGGGTTTTCGATCCAAGTATTTGAAGCTGCAGTCAGCCGCCTACCTTACCACCTGCCCCATGTTTTAGTCCCCCATTATGGATCGTATGACCAATTGGTGTCTGAAGTTCGCAACAAG AACTTAGATGCAGCGGTGGGTGATATCGGGATAGTGGTGGACCGCTACCGGATTGCCGATTTTACACAGCCCTACCTGGAAACTGGAGTTGTCATGGTAGTCACTGTAAAACCAGACGTCACAAAGACAAGGCTTATGGTTTTAAAAGCATTTGCATTGAAAATGTGGATACTCTTAGCAGCCTTGAGCGTGTTTACTGGTGCTGTCATTTGGTtaaatgaacatgcaaataacAATCCAGAATTCAGAGGTCCATTCCCTCAAAACATCGGGGCCATGCTTTGGTTTTCTGTTACCATTCTATCATTTGCTCAGA GACAATCTATCAGAAGCAATTTGTCACGGCTGGTGCTAGCGACATGGTTGTTTGTGACAGTAGTTGTGACGACATGTTTTACTGCAGCTGTTACTTCATGGATGACTGTTCCAAAGATTGAACCATCTATAGTGGATATCGATTATCTATTAGGGACCGATGCACCTGTTGGATGCAATAACAATTCCTACATCGGTCGTTTCTTGACAAATGTTTTGCATTTCAAGCCTGAAAACGTCAGGCGAATTGGCTCCATTAGCGATTACCCTGAAGCTTTCCAGAGGGGAACCATCAAAGCAGCTTTCTTGGCAGCCCCGCATGCCAAAGTCTTCCTTGCGAAGTATTGCAAAGGCTATACCGAAGCAGGGCCCAAATTCAAACTTGGTGGCTTTGGATTT GTCTTCCAAAAGGGTTCTCCTTTGGCTGATGATCTTTCGGGGGCTATTCTAAATATAACATTGACAGGAACGACCGATCAAATGGAAAAACGCATGCTTTCATCTCTAAACTGCTCTTCATCAGCGGAGGAAGATAATCAAGGCCCTAGTAAAATAGGCACCgaacctttcttttttcttttcctagtatcaGGCAGCCTTCTTGTGGTTGCATTTGTGAATGCAGTTGCACGTCTACTGGAAAGGCATTGCTCGATTTTTGACTCTATACAAGCATCACTGATAAACAGAAGAGCGGTTAGATGGGCATTATTGCTTCTTACTAGATGCTTCACAAAATttggaacaagaaatttaaggGTTCCTATCATGCACAGAGATTCAAGAATTTGA